DNA from Campylobacter sp. RM5004:
CTGGTGGTTCTGGGGCTATTTTTTGGATGTGGGTTTTTGCGTTTTTTGGAGCTGCGAGTGCGTTTTGCGAAAGCACTTTGGCTCAAATTTATAAGCGTAAAGATGATAAAAAGTATTATGGTGGAGTGGCGTTTTATATAAAATATGGCTTGGGTTTAAACACTCTTGCTATATGTTTTGCTATATTTTTAATCCTTGCTGATATTGTAGGCTTTAATGCTTTGCTTGGTTTTAGTATTAAAAATCATCTTGATTTTAAATATAGTGAGATTTTAATCACGCTTGTTGCTGCTTTTATATTTTTTAATGGAATAAGTTTTGGTAAAAAAATCGTTCCTTTTATGATTGTTTCTTATTTGCTTCTTGCTCTTTATGTTTTTATTAGATATTTTGATTTAAATGTGATTTTGCAAATATTTTATAATGCTTTTAATCTAAATAGTGCAGGTGGTGGCTTGCTTGGAAGTGTGATTGTAATAGGTGCTAAGCGTGGATTATTTTCAAATGAAGCAGGTATGGGAAGCGCTCCAAATGTCGCTGCTAGTGTAGAATGCGCTCATCCTTGCGAGCAAGGTTTTGTGCAAAGTTTTTCTGTTCTTATGGATTTATTAGTTTGCACTGCTAGTGCTGTGTTTGTTTTATTTGCTAAGGGAAATTACGAAATTAATGAAGCTTTTAGATTTTATTTTGGAGATTTTGGCTCGTTTATTTTAAGCTTTTTTATAATTTTGTTTTGTCTTACTTCATTTTATGGCAATTATTATTATTCTAAGGCTAATTTATTGTTTATTACACAACGCAAAACAGCTTTAATAATATTTAACATCATAGCTATTTTATGTGTTTTTATGGGGACTTTAGCTGAATTAAAATTTGTATGGAATTTGGCTGATTTTTTAATGTTTTTTACAACTATTATAAATCTAATTGCGATTTTTATGTTAAGAAAATTAGTCTTAAAAAGTATTAAAAATTATAAATCTAACAAAGACT
Protein-coding regions in this window:
- a CDS encoding alanine/glycine:cation symporter family protein yields the protein MYFDKLAEILNLINDYLYSNILVFMLIFTGVFFSFYLAFPQLHIKNIFKILLNKPKEKNLSSYEAFLISSGAKIGVGNIIGVSIAISTGGSGAIFWMWVFAFFGAASAFCESTLAQIYKRKDDKKYYGGVAFYIKYGLGLNTLAICFAIFLILADIVGFNALLGFSIKNHLDFKYSEILITLVAAFIFFNGISFGKKIVPFMIVSYLLLALYVFIRYFDLNVILQIFYNAFNLNSAGGGLLGSVIVIGAKRGLFSNEAGMGSAPNVAASVECAHPCEQGFVQSFSVLMDLLVCTASAVFVLFAKGNYEINEAFRFYFGDFGSFILSFFIILFCLTSFYGNYYYSKANLLFITQRKTALIIFNIIAILCVFMGTLAELKFVWNLADFLMFFTTIINLIAIFMLRKLVLKSIKNYKSNKDFKELNTSNTPAWN